The genomic DNA GCCGCAAAGTTTTCTTCTCTCCTAATATGGTGAATTTCCCGTAAGATGTTTTGAACTCCTTTGGCATTTGCCACAATTTTCCCATATCTGCTTCAATTTGAACCCAAGTGATTGGAAAGCATTAACCACTTCTAAGATTATACTTTGTAAACTCAAGTCTTGACTAAACTCTGCAACACAAAGCACTACTTGGGCTTCTGCCACCACGAGTTCCTGCACTACACAAATAGTCTAACTCTTAGCTGCATTCATCATACCCGTATAGTATCTTGCAATGATGCAAACCCCCATGCGTCTGTTTTTAGAATCGATGGCCACGTCCCAATTTACTTTGTACAACCATGCTGTAGGTGCTTATGAGTGGTGTTGTGCTGGATATAATTTGTCCACGCTTGCTCACATAAGGAGtttgtgtcaaaaaaaaaaaaaacatgggatctttaaaaataattataaaaatgtgAACCAGAATGaatatttaattactaatagcaaatatttgttatttgcTGATACTATAACAAGAGAGTTggaattttaaataaaaaagaaataaaaaaaatcatacaatcATAGTTCTGCCCTTTCAAAATGTAGATAGGAATTGGTTGTTAAGTGAATCGTGATGCAAAGCTACGAAGaagaagactttttttttttctttctttcttttaatttgatattgttATGGTGTTGGATGGGCAATTGTGATTGGCAGATGCGAAGGGTCCAGTAATATTATTACTCATATTGCAGCTAACGAGCTATGGAGTATCACTTTTGCCTTGTGATTTTATTGGATAACCAAAGGtatcattttgtaatttttgctagctattataatttataatcgTAAGTACTTAATGCTATATTTACTCTTTTGTCATTGCAAAAAGATTAGCGAAAATATAGgattatcatattatatattctaTGATTAATTAACTATTAGTAGCATGCAAGGGTTGCTTTTGAAAATTGAGGAGCCTTTATAGCTAATGCCTTTATATAAAGTACCAAAATCAGGCATCAACTCTCAGCAATAACTGGAGTTTTCTTCTcaatatatattcatctctgtGATTGAATCAATGGCTTCCGTGAGAACCGCCATCCCATTTTGGATTCTCAGCTTGCTTCTTCTGCTGTTTATTTCCATGGCAGCCAGAGAGTTCACGGTTGGAGGCAACAAATGTTCATGGGCAGTTCCAATATCGCCTGCAGGGTCCCTCCAAAAGTGGCCTCACAGCCGCCGATTCTTTGTCGGCGATTTTCTCAGTAATCATATATATCCCTACTACGTACCTTTTCTCATATGACTCTTATTTTTCATATACATTTTACAACTctgtttttcaaataaatttatcatgGGTTTCTTATAATTCATCCTTAAAAACCAGATGGTAAGGAAAAAGTGTACAAAAATTTATATACACATGCATGATTACATCTCGACTCAAACccatattacaatttttatcttGCATTTCTTTGTAGCTATATTATATGCGTAATCTATATAACATGTTAGAATATCCTGACCTACGATTTTagtatttataatattatttatcctaaaaactttgtaaatttaataatttaattaacatttttaatATTCCCTTCAACAATCGAAGGACaccacataaaatattaaagaattaTGACTCTACTCTCTAATATcattttgaaaagtgaaaacattACTTGTTCGAAAACAATAAGctaagaaattgtaaatttaagcATCGAagtaatttctaacattattttttatcacatccaatactaataattaatatatattattgtttctttttttcttgtgtacttAATTATTAGTCTTTGAGTATGATCCCAAGGTTCACTCGGTTCTGCGAGTGACAAAGGAAGACTATGAGAGTTGCAATGGAAGAAATCCAATTCAAAAATACGACGATGGCAGGCCTAAGATTGAGTTGAACCAAAAAGGAATATTCTATTTCATCGGTGGTGCCGAGGGGTTCTGTGAGAATGGCCAGAAGCTAGCTGTGGTCGCCAGCTCTCAGAGCTTCAGGCGGTTAGGAGCTTGGAGTTGGTTTGGAAAAATCATAACCGAAATCCCATAAGCATTGTGGCTCCGGCACTGCCCCAACGTCCTCCCCAGTAGATGCTCCGACAACCAATTGTGCACCTCACATGgattggagtaatgctataagtcttttcAAAGTCTTTCTAAAGTAGATTTTTAAAAccatcaatagatcaaaatttaa from Corylus avellana chromosome ca6, CavTom2PMs-1.0 includes the following:
- the LOC132185542 gene encoding early nodulin-like protein 12, whose product is MASVRTAIPFWILSLLLLLFISMAAREFTVGGNKCSWAVPISPAGSLQKWPHSRRFFVGDFLIFEYDPKVHSVLRVTKEDYESCNGRNPIQKYDDGRPKIELNQKGIFYFIGGAEGFCENGQKLAVVASSQSFRRLGAWSWFGKIITEIP